From Solanum stenotomum isolate F172 chromosome 2, ASM1918654v1, whole genome shotgun sequence:
ctttggagaagtcacaactcttcggaaaggtcacaacctttcataaatgttacaacctttcataaaagttgcaactcttcataaaagtcacaatttttcataaaagtcataacttttaaTAAGAGTCGcaattcttcataaaagtcacaacttttcataaaggtcacaacttttaataaaagtcaacatttcataaaagtcgcaactcttaataaaagtcacaacttttcataaaagtcacaacttttaataacatacacattttttcatgaaagggaaaactaattttggaaataaataaattaaaaaggaatacTTGTTTGTGATGGCGCCACATAGGCGGGCCTAGagttcttttatatatatatatatatatatatatatatatatataagggtgtacaaaatcaaacaaaaaatcgaaccaaaccgcaaacctagtcaaaccaaaaaaataacccgactagtggtttggtttgacttggtttggaattggaaaaaaaaacctgactatatttgggttggttttgttttaactaaaaaaaatcaaccttagaccaaaccaacccgacattatatatgtaattttaaaattttattttatacataaaatatttactttgatataattttaaaatatttcttatactatttcataatttttatcttttaatatattatttcaaattttaaaacttagaattcggaatgatccaataaagattatagttcatagatgttgataattataataaaacttaaatcaaaatcaaattaatactaacgcaaaaacaaaatcaattcaacactaagaatgacaataatattgaatatttgttctttagttttacaatggtttagataattaaaatacataatctaattttaattttccgtaaatatttagtaatgtaactaatacttattaaacttattttagcatgatttagtacttttaaattatgatcattttcattatgactttgcaatattattttatatgatgatttcattattattttttattgaatattttagtgtcatcagtacTTGTCACGACTCGAGTCTACAtcttggacgtggccggcactcaagaaccattgttggtccccaagcgaaccctcatcctggctgactacaagcggaagactaacttaagcatacaaaagcttaaaactgaataaaattcaataaactcaactttgtaCAAAACTTcgactcaaatgaacaacttagaataaaataatatattcaactcgccataaaataggtaacttaagtctttaaacatttaacaaaataatgaataaaacagacttctcaactatactgactatctatgaagacTCTAACTGATAACGatggaagttgggacaagacccgcgacatcctgactaaactgaaaaagtaaatgaaatcctccaaaaaataaagaggctcaccatagctaactcgaactctcggatgtatcaacgaatctcttgttgatgatcctgaatacctgtgtctacatcatgaaaagatgcaggccaaatagctcagtacatggaatgtatgagcatgtaagaggaattctaaagcataaaaataagcttgaaaagaatctgaaaggaaactgaagaacttacctggctcaactcaactcaacataactgaactcatttcaatataaagtagttttaaaacaagtgtaatataaagaaaaattgtttaaaacatgatgccaactttgtatgtatgcaaagatacaaataactctgagatgtatgtaaaaatacaaataagctgatgtatataaaaatacaaataacttctgtgggagtttctctaaccaacaaccatcaaataagagctattgtgatgatacaacgatctccctcacgctgccagcgcatcctataccttgccacaAGTATAGGACctaaactactaagtggatccactagtctatgcgaaaaggattcatctaaaaagtatgacccttttctacccatgatggctacatggtttacgGGGACTGTGaattgtctaaactctcccccatattggttctcaatactactcccaaaatatactagctctttatgttttaaaaacatacttctttctgtgatttgagattagtgctcaaaaacttagctcaaatactatcttggaaatcaaagtttcctctcttgctttattgtgaaagcatttactctttaactgaaaactagcccaaaggctctttactgaaaaactagttcaaaggctcttttgaaaatctcagttttccgttcttatttaaatgtgaaaacattttaaaatcttttggaaatacatagtccccataaggtctgcgtacactctaccctccccagaccccacctagtgggatttcactgggtatgttgttgttgttgttgttgtatagtccccatatacttttgaagaaatgaacttcaactttacttttactctttactcaatttcaaagcttaagtcttaaaacaaagtttaaacatttgtaaaagacttcttaaaatatggttcatgccgaatgatggacatgaatgactcaatgcaaggttttcagtaaccatagatagaactcaatacttggaactcaagaacttcaatgatactactaatttcaagaatgctcaactcagagggttcatgcaaaATTATGAGCATAAACTACTTAACTGAAGAACTCAAAGCTACTTCTTATCTCAAGATTGTTCAACTTATAATGTTCAtacagaattatgggcatgaacaactcgactcgagggtttacataataatatgaaactcatgtatacgactcttctcattctctgacttacttcctcaaaacttagtttcaatcgatagttgatctcaaatgattcacaattgaactcaaaggctttcttgaactctactcttaactctctcttgattgtgaattatgaattcaagagttatggttcatgatatgaaagatctcgtGATGACAAGGTAGACTCATGAAAACATTCTTctcactctcatactcacttgctcgagtcttgaaacaagttactagaaattgtagaagactcctcaaaataTTCAAAGGGACTTTCccaaaatgtttgaaagaactcCTAAGGCTTGATTCTCAACTCTACgttgaatgtgatttatgaattcaaggttgtgatttgtgatggGAAaggtctcatgatgtttaggaatgattttagatagctaaacatgagaaaaaactAAAAACCAATATTTGAGAGTGGGTCCGCGACGCAGAGAggcttttaaaatttgattttgaaaatgacTTTTGTGGCAGAACACTCCGTGTCAGCTCCGCGTTGCAGAGCTGAATTTTCAAACCTGGGCACTAGGCGCGCAACGCGCGACCAcctttcttcttcgttttctaaccccaatttgcctaacttcgattctttttctcaatctctctttagatttagatacccagcacatgaacacaagaatctaactctaaCAACTCTATAACTTGACACAAtaacctcaagaactcctcaatctcagcccaattcaagaacaaaagcaatttcacaaatacataacaagaacatcaaagtttcaactttctagaatgtgtgtgggtgaacaaacccaacactatggaagcttacatacctgaaagaaccatcttcttgtagcacttgaaggaaaatcttgagagatgaaccctagccttagcgtttcttgaatttcttgagcaTATAATCTTTAGAGTGGAtgagagggttttgatttgtaaaaaactgattttctactCGTTTAGGgtaatttagatgacctcctaaggggttttaggaataaaatacccttaaagaaataattaaacgAGCTGGGAGTCGGAATGATTTttcaccaggcagtgaggtccgtatTGGCTCCACGTCGCGGAGCTGCTGCAAGATTTGCGCGACGTTAGTAAATctgtcataactttttacttagaGCTTGGAATTttgcaaactcagtggcgttggaaagaggactcgaagggctttaattttatatcttgtagatcacctaaatcatcctgtactaggagttatggtcgtttgaagttgacccaaaacttaagaaaaactaggaatgacttgaatgccTTTCTCTTtggttctttttggaactcaaggtgctacatctagagaccttaatactcaagaaattttaaattccttgcaaaaatctcactcactacgaagaacggttcaagtcttagctcaaaaaatgtCTGGGGTGTTCCAGTACTCatttcatattttgtgttattttttaagaaacaccttagataattatattttggttggactaaagaaatatttggagcacaagttaattatatgtttgtatgcaaactttaccgaaaaaatctaaaaatttgaaaaattctgacgtttattagtttggtttgatttatgaattaaaaattctacacaatggtttggtttgatatttgaaaaacccaaaccaacccgaggttgaaaaaccgaaaaaaatcaaattttattagtttgatttggtttataaattaaaaattttacacaaatggtttggtttgataattaaaaaacccgaaccaacccggtcatgtacacccctatatatatatatatgatatatgattattgcaaatgttattcacactcttttacactcattagttataatattatgaattctcatagttattacattaattatttctatctttcatctttccttatattaacttttgaccaataattttttatattattataccaCCCCTATTTATATGATAACACAGTGTTGTTCTTTTTTCCTTGGACGAACCATACTTGGTTGAATACATTGAAAATtgtttacaagtatatgaactatatctttgttgggtgtaagataaacatgtgattatatatattatttcacagataaaatatattctttaattttaatatttagttttttcgttaaaaaaaaagaaaccttTCTCAGTTAACTATGGACAGTCATGATTTATGTACACAGTCAATCGaaaagtcaaatatgagagccaaccaacaaaaagaacgtcatctattatgttataacttataaaaaattaatatacaaaaatagttctaaaaaataaaatgtggtTATTCtccacatgttcatatgacatctaaacaaattaagtggaatacacgtgcaaagcacatctggttagatgataagaaaaatacacaacaaatatcgtctataatgtaatattagtgagatacgactaattacatgattgacctcatcaaattgaaataaatatatacattattgcatttaactaataaatttttcattgactAGGTTcgtgtgaataagagatatatatgatgatccacattaaacattcaaaaaataatctgcaatattattttgtgcaaaatttattattcaaatctttgcttaaattttctaaattgataattgaaaaactagtaaaaataaaaaatcgtattaaaaatttaattaaccctccaaattatatttgtttcacacaaatggaaaacaaaaagtATATATACGGCGAACGCTAGAAATTGTGAGATTAAAAGACTGACAAATATGATCTTGTATTTGGTGTTCCTTGTTATCTTCGCGTTCTTGTTCATCAAGTTCCTCACTGCTGATGGTAACTATTTGATATGGATGCATCTTGATTTTGAATCTGAATTCGATATGAACAGATCAGTgaagtttcaaaattttgttatcAGGGGATTTCACATTATTATCAAAAGGGAATGTGAAACGCGAAGAAATTGAAGATAAGGTTACCTATTTTTGTGTTTCTGAATTTTGATTATTAAGAAATTCGTAAAAATAGCAAGTGTTTGGAGTACTATTTTTGATGCCCAATTTTAAGCCGTGCAGGTTATTTGGATTACTGGAGCTAGTCGTGGAATAGGTATTTGTTTTTTTCCAGTTATGgtgatttttaaagaaatttatttatatgaaactAGTTCTTTCGAAGTACATAACAGTTGAACTTGTTGTCTTTTATACTATGAATCTATGATCATTTGTCTATTAAGTGTCATAAGTTTGACCATTCATGTTTGATTGAAACTCCTAGCGAAAGCAAAGGGTTTGCCTTCTAGTTTTAGCTtgtcgcaccaggcttgcctagtgcgggtgagctattgcataggagagGGTTTTTTACCCTGTGCACACCCAAATGGTAGTGGCTGCGGGGTTCcttgtcaaaaaaaaagaagaataactGTCATAAGTTTGTCGTCTCCCTATTGCTGCTAAAATATTTCGTCTACTGACATAAAGAactttttatctttgtttttacTTCTTGTTGTCATTTTCATTCGTTGCTATTTTTTGGATATTGGTGAAAAGGGGAAATTCTTGCCAAACAACTTGCAAGTTTAGGAGCAAAACTCATTATATCTGCTCGAAATGAAGCTGAGCTACAGCATGTCAAGCAACAACTTACAGGTAACGCTTTCTAAGTGATGCAGGATAAGCCTCTTTCTTTCTTACTTCTCTGCTTACTATCCTGCTTTATACTTGGGCATTATTGTATCTGTTAAAATCAGGAAAATATGCACCAAGAGATGTCATGGTTTTACCATTGGACTTGACATCTGGGGAGGAAAGTCTGAGATTGGCTGTAGAGAAAGCTGAATCATTTTTTGATGCAGCTGGAGTGGATTATATGATTCACAATGCAGCCTATGAGCGTCCAGTAAGTCcacaatatttttgataaagaaGCCTATAATTAATTGAACTTCCATTATTGGCCAAATTATTCTCTTGCATCTAACTCAGGTTCTAAtcaattattttagtttgtttctgCTTTCATTTGGATTCATTATCTTCATGGTGTCAGTATCCCTTTTGGGCTAATGATATAAGGGCTTGTTATGAACAAACTCATCTTATGGAGTTTTCTTAACCCGTATATTTCAACATTAAATTAACAGATCATTAGGAACCCTGTTAACATAGAGGATATTCGATTCTTTTGCTAGTCCTATAAAAAGCATAGAACATGAGGGTGTTTTGAAGAATTGGACTCTTCAATATTTTCTGAAGATGGTTTGGCCAACTATGtcctatttttatttcaatctaAAGAAACTGGGAACTTCTGTTATGGCGCTTGACGATTGAGTTGTGCAACAAAAAGTCATCCTTCACTTCTTAAAAATATCTTCTGGTGTTCTTGTCAATCTTTATGTTTAACTTTTGTGCCTCCTATTTGGTTGGGCATGAAACAAAATGATACCACGTcagtttttatataattttatcaaaGTAGTGTTGgaagaaaacaataaaagaaTTCACACTTAAAAGTTTCTTGAATCAGAGAAAACCTTAATTTTGTGGAATTCTTTGTAGGTTGAGGGTTGACACTTGCTGAGgatgtcaaattaaaattttaagtaatgTGGCTGGTTTTAATGTAAACTAATAGTTTTTAACCTTTTTCCCCTTGTAAAAACAAATGGTGCTAAATCTTTTATAACTATCACTGGAGTACATGCAGGTGGGTGGGGAGAGGGAGTGAGAGAAATCACTATGAAGGACAATTTAAAATTTGCAACTTTCTCTTTGTAGCTTGCAGAACTTTAACATCTGGCTTTTCACCAAGTTTTTCTTTGATCAATTCAAGATGATTGTTAATGTTATGAAGATGTAGTTAGATAATATAATTCTCTTTATTGCAGAAATCTACAGCACTGGATGTGACAGAAGAAACACTCAAGGTATCATGTCTTCATAAACCACGTTGGACTGATTAGGTCCATATCCATGCCTTGCCTATAAAGTTCCACCCTAGTCAGTTCATGGGTTCTTTGCTTAATCAATTTAATCAGAGCTAGCAGACTCTCAATTCAGTAGTACACACCCACAACCACAAATAGTTCGTTTTACAAAAGATGTTAAAACACAATCCTTCTCAAATATAAACGTTAAAACACAAGGAAGTGTTTGTGAACTGCGACATTATGTCCACATATAGAATACccttagttattattgtttatttgttgGTTTCCAATGATATTTTTGGCTAGGAATATGTTCCTTCCAGATTATATTTCCTTTCAGTGACAATCATAAGCAATTTACATTAGGAAAGAAGACATATTTCCAGAGTAAGTTATATATAATGAGAATGTCTGTATATCCTTAGTGCAGAAGTTGACAGGATGTGGTGTCAGGGGCATAACAAAGCAAAATTTACAGTCAATTCTGCATATAGGATCCAGAATAATCACCCAATCAGTCAAGACTAAGAGTTGTGGCCATGGAAGCACATGTGGGAAGTTAGAATTCCATATAAATGGAATGCTTTATCTGGTTGGTAGTAACAGGCATGCTTAACACATGAAATTTAAAGAGAGACATACAATTATCTTCAAGATGATATCTTTGTGGTAAGGAAGCTGAAACTGTCATCTATGTTACATTGTGGGTTGACTTCTCAAATCTGGAACATCTTTCTATGCATGAGGTATCAAATGGACAGTGCCAAAAAGCTCTTTGGAGTCTTTGGTGGACAATGCCAAAAACATCTTTCTATGTTGTTGAAATGTATTTGGTGGACTGTTTGGAGGGAAAGAAATTCGAGATACATTGGAGGCATGGGTAATCAAATTCCGAAGATCAAGATGAACTCCCttttgttatttcatttttggtgtaaagaagaaCCCCTACTAGAAACTGTAGCTATCCTAGAAATTTTAGATTTAGGTTTGGTACATGTCAACGGGAGGAAAAGCTTCCTATAACCAGTAAATTTTGAAACATGGAAATTTTGAAGTCAATACTTGGAGGTGAAGCGGGTGTCCTCCCAATCACATACTTAGGTATGCCTTCGGGGGTAAAATCCTAGTCTGTGGAAATCTGGGATGGGGTGATTGAGAAGTGTGAGAAGAGGTTAACAAGGTGGAAGCCTCAGTACCTTTCACTAGGGGCAAGACTAACTTTGATTAATTTTGTACTTGATGCACTTCTAACATATATGATGTCATTATTTCCTGTCCCGCAAGGAAAGGAGAGGTATCAGTTAGTCAAATGGAAAACTGTGATCACTGAAAAGAGAGTTGGGGGTCTGGGGATCAAGAACATGAAGAACCAGAGCAAAGCTTTGAGGATGAAGTGGCTTTGGAAGTACTCAAATGATAATCAGAATATGTGGGGCTCAGTCATAAAGGAAAACTATGAAGAGAGTGATAGTTGGATGACAAAGGAGGTTACCACCCTTTTAATTGTGTTAGCTTATGAAAATCCATTCGAGAACTTTGGAATGAATTCAAACTAAACACCAAGATCAAAGTGGTAGATGGCATTAAAACTAGATTCTGGAAGGACGATTGgcatgaagaagaaaatatggAGACTCTCTTCCCTAACATTCACAATTTAGTTCTTCAGCAACAAAGTACTATAGCTCACTTATGCACTCCTCAAGGGTGGAATTTTGTATTTAGAAGACACCTCAATGACTGGGAAATCTCAAGAGTAACCGAATTTTTTAGAAGCATTGATCAGTTTAGTTGTTTGGAAACAGGGCGGGACAGATTGCAGTGGTTGGGAAGCAGTAAAGGGATTTTTAAACTAGGTGCATCATACAAGAAATTGAACCATCAAAATCTACAGTTACTCAAGTGGCCTTGGAGACATATATGGAAAGCCAAAATCCCTTGCAAGGTGTCTTGCTTTGTGTGGTTACTGGCTAAAGAAGCAGTATTGACACAGGAGAATTTAATGAAGAGGCGAATTACACTTTGCTCTAGATGTTGAAAAGCCAAAATCCCCTACAAGGTGTCTTGCTTTGTGTGGTTACTGGCTAAAGAAGCAATATTGACACAGGACAATTTAGTGAAGAGGCGAATTACACTTTGCTCTAGATGTTTTTTCTGTGGAAAAACTGCAAAAACAGTCAATCCTTTGTTCATCCAATGTGAAGTCAGTGGCCAGTTGTGGAATTTGTTCCTGAGACTTAAACATGTCCTGGTCCATGCCTGGGAGATTTCAGAGGCTCTATATAGCTGGGAAGAAGAAGGGACACAAGCAAAAAACAGAAGTAACTGGAGAATTGTCCCTGCCACTATTTGGTGGACAATATTGAAAGAGAGGACCCTTTCTCTGTCTCTATCATTGGTGTCTTAGACTCATTATAAGGATAGGTTGGTATTATTAGAGTTCCTTATGTAAATACAGTTTCAGTACAACCTATGTATTGTTCTACAGAAATAGAAACaattaccattttcaaaaaaaaaaaggatagcTTTTTCGGTTTTAGCTTCACATTTATACATATGGTTTTGGCACTGTGTTTGTGCACTGATATATAGAAATTGataccattctcaaaaaaagaagaagggaaGAGGTGAAACTTGGAGACTTAGAGGGAGCTTGATCGCAGAGTGTTACAATTACTGCAAAAACAGGAGGATGGAGGGAAAAAAGAATTCAAGCAACGCAAAGGAAATTATAAATAtcacttgaatttgatttagtCTCAAATGTACATCATATGGGCTATGTACATTTTCTAGGTGTCTAGCAGCTTGTAGAGATGTCAGTTTGTATATAATTAGCTTGGCAGAAAAAAGTTCTTTTAGATGCAGGCCCCTCCTGGTATAATATATTGGAGTAACTTTTATTAAAAGAAGGGAAGCtgctttttatcttctttttttcggTGGACACTTTTGTCATCTAAAGCATGAGCATGTTTTTATGGTTTTGCTATCCATCTCTACAGAGGATTTGTCAGAAAAAGAGTCCTGAGGTTCTAATGACTCTTCATTAGTTTCTTTGAACAGGTCTGTTCTGTGGATGTCCATCTACCCATGGCGACCTGATAATATATGACATCCGATTATGAAATGTTTCTATTGTGCTGCTTCAAATACTTATATCATAGCTGATCTGTTAGTAGGCAATGTTAAATGTGAATGTCGTGGGCCCCATATCGATGACGCGGATGCTTGTGCCTTACATGCTGAAGCGGGGAAGAGGACATCTTGTTGTGGTAAGTAGAATTATCAGAGGTGCGGTTAAGTTTGGTGACTACAGTTATCTTGATGCCATAACCTGATTGCAACACTTGTTCCGGACAAAAATCTACTAAATTATTAACTAAGAAAATACTTAATCATACAAAATGCTGGCTGGTGGTTTACCAAGGTTGTTGCAGTATAGTCTACTAATGTTATCTTAATTTAGTACAATCTTTTAGGATCACATTCCTTTTCTGGTTCTTCTCGTATACAATTCTGATTTTCAGAGTCATTCTTTTCTATGCAAATTTTTTATGCAGGCAGGTGAAACTCAAGTACATCCATACTCTCAAATGAATATAATAACACAATAATTCTCTTGGGAAAACTGTTTTTATCATGTTCTTATGTTAATCAGGTGGTTGCTTTTTAGTATGCCCTCGTGGCAGGACTATGGAAAGTTTCTCCACTTTTGTAATCGTTCTGTTCCATTATTAATATGTGCAAGAAATTTAGTTTTCTGTACTTTATATACCCCTTGATGAGGCGatgggaaaaaatattcatttgatttatttatatctAGATGAGCAGTGCAGCTGGAAAGACTCCTGCACCAGGTCAGGCGGTATACTCGGCGTCTAAATTTGCAGTAAATGGGTATTTCCACTCCTTGCGTTCTGAggtatgcatatttttttttgataaggtaaaCAATTTTATTAACAACTAGTAAATGGGCCCATGCTTCGCGCGGTTAggttatttttctttaaaatttattagaatagaacttttcttgtattttgatgttataGCATTTTATATAAATCTATTTTCAAGAGTATAGAGGTTATTCAATTGTAGTTTaccatttgttttattaaaagaaaaggcaaaattacaaatcataacACTATTTTCTCCTAGTttacataatttcattttacagattcattaatttgattttgaaattttacaatggTTAGTTTAGTTTTATCATCTATATGCATGGTTACATAGTGTCTTTAATTAGAgagtcaaataaatatttttctcaattttcttctttgcaAATTTTGTTAGTATAACGCTATCAATtactttcaaaattaattttttttttttttttaaaaaaaaaaatatatatataactaatgtgTTTATCAAGAGCAAAGGTtccataatcatatgatatACCAATAAGTAATATGTAGTcattatatgttttaaaattaaaatgcaatcttccaaaatacaaatttcatacgtAATATAGTTATGATGGTGTTTGGGAATTGAAGTTGTTCACGAATAAAACATTAAGGATCCTTGAAAAGGGTGAAAGAGAAGTAAGAGATAATGGGAAAAAAGTTCAAAAGAGTACTTTGGTGCGAGAGAATGGCCATTATTGTGTATCATACAATTGTAATTAATTGCTAGTTTTAGTTCTATCATTTgagtttctattttttttttttactcctgttaatattaacattattatGACAACAAGTTGTAAAGAAATGTATTCTGTAAAAAGTTATTTGTGAATCTGCAGTAATTGGATTTACATAGAgtctgtactaacaaatacttataacaataactttacagaaacataaacaacaaagtttaaaacatgtactcaaaaacaacaattaatatcataagcataaattaataaattaatgactgtaaaaaaaacataccaggaactgtaacaatagaatgaaacagaaaggaaaaatcGAGCTCATTGAATGCACAGTGTTTCCTTAAAGAAATCATCCCCCTCTAGTACCCGAGG
This genomic window contains:
- the LOC125855457 gene encoding uncharacterized protein LOC125855457; translation: MILYLVFLVIFAFLFIKFLTADGDFTLLSKGNVKREEIEDKVIWITGASRGIGEILAKQLASLGAKLIISARNEAELQHVKQQLTGKYAPRDVMVLPLDLTSGEESLRLAVEKAESFFDAAGVDYMIHNAAYERPKSTALDVTEETLKAMLNVNVVGPISMTRMLVPYMLKRGRGHLVVMSSAAGKTPAPGQAVYSASKFAVNGYFHSLRSELCRKGIKVTVVCPGPVETPNPRTGSTERRVSSERCAELIIVAVSHGIKEAWISYQPVLAVMYLMQYMPSVGYWLMDKIGEKRVEVGAQKGNTYSINLLFDKKKES